The following coding sequences are from one Gemmatimonadales bacterium window:
- a CDS encoding PD40 domain-containing protein, with amino-acid sequence MTHSSARLWPVAVAAAVFASSLAAQPAARRPDLPLTPARTAAFTTTTGSWMSLDVSPDGQTIVFDLLGDLYTLPISGGKATRLTSGLPFDAQPRFSPDGKRIAFVSDRSGGDNLWIISLDRRDTVQVTRGNNNTYVSPEWTPDGKYLVASRTSGGPAGPPKLWLFHVDGGTGLPLITAPQPLKTVGAAFGNDGRYIWYASRTGDFSYNVIFPAYQLHVYDRETGHQSRMSSRYGSAFRPALSPDGKWLVYGTREKTETGLRIRDLATGEERWLAYPVQRDEQESRASLDVLPGYSFTPDSRAVIVSYGGEIWRVGIDGGPATKIPFTADVSVDVGPHVKFTNRVDTTTTFHARQIRDITPSPDGKRIAFTALGRVYVADYPAGTPQRLTDQDIGEHSPVWAPDGSAIAFATWSDAAGGHLMRAPVVRGGRARAVRLSDVPGSYDELVWAPNGRIVAVQRATRDLQDLGASSFLGASGAANLIWVPATGGAVALIAPSAGRSRPHFAGDAERIYAYSRTDGLVSFRWDGTDQRSHLKVTAPTGPAGAAPDFETMLRMAGNPSSDLPQLGLHPDPTETGAPAPPAGLVIMAPSGDQALAYVGMDLYLVTVPQVGGTTPTVSLNSPDNAAVPVKRINDIGGQFPTWNHDGTAVFWSIGNAALRYDLARARAVDDSLKLAARQTAADTAARADSTRRQAAARAGYRPDEHRILVAITRDTPRGVAVLRGGRAVTMKGREIIDNADIVVRDNRIIAIGPRGQVNIPAGAREIDVSGKTVIPGFVDIHYHPQWLVPNVHTNQVWQYLATLAYGTTTTRDPQTAVTDVLTYQDRVETGEMIGPRIYHTGPGVFSGERIRDLDHARNVLRRYSDYYGVTTLKMYGAGNRQQRQWIIMAAKELGIMPTTEGSLDIRLNLTHAIDGYPGIEHNLPVAPLFKDVVELFKTSQTTSTPTLVVTYGGPWGEQYFYTNENPGADPKLQRFTPQSELDYKVRRRGAGNGPGAAGWFAPEEYAMHRHGAFIKDLIENGGRAGVGSHGQLQGLSVHWEIWAMQKGGLNNHDMLRVATIYGAEAIGMEMDIGTLEAGKMADILVLDRNPLDDIRNTNSIRYVMKDGRLYEADTLNEIYPRQRPLPTQWWMNGSQSPRNTPGLQ; translated from the coding sequence ATGACTCACTCATCAGCCCGCCTCTGGCCCGTTGCTGTCGCGGCGGCGGTCTTCGCCTCGTCGCTTGCGGCACAGCCAGCTGCGCGGAGACCCGACCTTCCGCTGACGCCGGCTCGGACCGCTGCTTTTACCACGACAACGGGCTCCTGGATGTCTCTGGACGTCAGTCCAGACGGCCAAACCATCGTCTTCGATCTGCTGGGTGACCTGTACACCCTGCCGATCAGTGGTGGCAAAGCAACCCGGCTTACCAGCGGCTTACCCTTCGATGCCCAGCCCCGGTTCAGTCCCGACGGGAAGCGGATCGCGTTTGTGTCCGATCGGAGCGGAGGCGACAACCTCTGGATCATCTCACTCGACCGACGCGACACCGTCCAGGTTACCCGGGGAAACAACAACACGTACGTCTCGCCCGAGTGGACCCCTGACGGCAAGTATCTCGTCGCGTCACGGACCAGTGGCGGCCCGGCCGGCCCGCCCAAGCTCTGGCTGTTCCACGTCGACGGCGGCACCGGCCTCCCGCTCATCACCGCGCCGCAACCGCTCAAGACCGTCGGCGCCGCCTTCGGCAACGATGGACGGTACATCTGGTACGCCTCCCGTACCGGCGACTTCAGCTACAACGTGATCTTCCCTGCGTACCAACTGCATGTGTACGACCGGGAAACGGGCCATCAGTCCCGCATGAGCTCGCGATACGGATCGGCCTTCCGGCCGGCGCTGTCGCCCGACGGCAAGTGGCTGGTCTACGGCACCCGCGAGAAGACCGAAACCGGCCTCCGGATTCGCGACCTGGCCACCGGTGAAGAGCGCTGGCTGGCCTATCCGGTACAGCGGGATGAGCAGGAGTCGCGCGCATCGCTCGACGTGCTGCCCGGCTATTCCTTCACGCCGGACAGCCGGGCAGTGATCGTTTCGTACGGCGGCGAAATCTGGCGGGTCGGCATCGACGGCGGTCCTGCCACGAAGATTCCGTTTACCGCCGACGTGTCGGTCGACGTCGGGCCTCATGTGAAGTTCACCAATCGAGTCGACACGACAACGACATTCCATGCCCGTCAAATTCGCGACATCACGCCGTCACCCGACGGCAAGCGCATTGCCTTTACCGCACTCGGCCGGGTCTATGTCGCCGACTATCCCGCCGGAACACCGCAGCGACTGACAGATCAGGACATCGGCGAGCACTCGCCGGTCTGGGCGCCGGACGGAAGCGCCATTGCCTTCGCGACCTGGTCGGACGCGGCGGGTGGCCATCTGATGCGGGCGCCGGTCGTGCGCGGCGGCAGGGCCCGGGCCGTTCGCCTGAGCGACGTGCCCGGCAGCTACGACGAACTGGTTTGGGCCCCGAACGGTCGCATCGTGGCAGTCCAGCGCGCCACTCGCGACCTCCAGGATCTCGGCGCGTCGTCCTTCCTCGGCGCCAGCGGTGCCGCCAACCTGATCTGGGTTCCAGCAACCGGCGGCGCCGTGGCATTGATCGCACCAAGCGCCGGCCGAAGCCGCCCGCACTTTGCCGGCGATGCGGAGCGGATCTACGCCTACAGCCGTACCGACGGCCTGGTATCGTTCCGCTGGGATGGCACCGATCAGCGCTCGCACCTCAAGGTGACAGCCCCGACCGGACCGGCCGGCGCCGCACCGGACTTCGAAACGATGCTGCGCATGGCAGGGAACCCCTCATCGGACCTTCCGCAGCTTGGCTTGCACCCGGACCCAACCGAAACCGGCGCGCCGGCACCGCCGGCCGGCCTCGTGATCATGGCCCCCTCAGGCGACCAGGCACTTGCCTACGTCGGAATGGATCTCTACCTGGTCACCGTGCCACAGGTCGGGGGTACCACCCCAACCGTGTCGCTGAACTCGCCGGACAACGCAGCCGTGCCCGTCAAGCGGATCAACGACATCGGCGGGCAGTTCCCGACCTGGAACCACGACGGCACCGCGGTCTTCTGGTCGATTGGCAACGCCGCCCTGCGCTACGACCTGGCCCGGGCGCGCGCCGTCGACGACAGCCTCAAGCTGGCGGCTCGGCAGACCGCGGCCGATACCGCTGCGCGGGCCGACTCCACCCGACGTCAGGCGGCGGCCAGGGCGGGGTACCGACCGGACGAGCATCGCATCCTGGTGGCGATCACGCGCGATACGCCGCGCGGCGTCGCGGTGCTTCGTGGCGGCCGCGCCGTGACGATGAAGGGCCGAGAGATCATCGACAATGCGGATATCGTGGTGCGCGACAACCGTATCATCGCCATCGGACCGCGGGGTCAGGTCAACATTCCCGCCGGAGCGCGCGAGATCGACGTCTCAGGCAAGACCGTGATCCCCGGCTTCGTCGACATCCACTACCACCCCCAGTGGCTAGTGCCGAACGTGCACACCAACCAGGTCTGGCAGTATCTTGCGACGCTGGCCTATGGCACCACGACGACTCGCGACCCGCAAACCGCCGTCACCGACGTGCTGACCTATCAGGACCGGGTCGAGACCGGCGAGATGATCGGGCCGCGGATCTACCACACAGGCCCTGGCGTGTTCAGCGGTGAACGGATCCGCGACCTGGACCACGCCCGAAACGTGCTGCGCCGATACTCAGACTACTACGGGGTCACGACCCTCAAGATGTACGGCGCCGGCAACCGCCAGCAGCGCCAGTGGATCATCATGGCCGCCAAGGAACTCGGCATCATGCCGACGACCGAGGGCTCGCTCGATATCCGGCTCAATCTGACCCACGCAATCGACGGCTACCCGGGTATCGAGCACAACTTGCCGGTGGCGCCCTTATTCAAGGACGTGGTTGAGCTCTTCAAGACCTCGCAGACCACCAGCACGCCGACGCTCGTGGTGACCTACGGCGGCCCCTGGGGCGAGCAGTACTTCTACACCAACGAGAACCCTGGCGCCGACCCCAAGCTGCAGCGCTTTACGCCGCAGTCGGAACTCGACTACAAGGTCCGTCGTCGCGGCGCGGGTAACGGACCGGGTGCCGCGGGTTGGTTTGCGCCGGAGGAGTACGCCATGCACCGGCACGGCGCCTTCATCAAGGACCTGATCGAGAATGGCGGCCGGGCCGGTGTCGGCAGCCATGGTCAGCTCCAGGGACTCAGCGTCCACTGGGAGATCTGGGCCATGCAGAAGGGCGGCCTCAACAACCACGACATGCTCCGCGTCGCGACGATCTACGGCGCCGAGGCGATCGGAATGGAGATGGACATCGGCACGCTCGAAGCCGGCAAGATGGCAGATATCCTGGTCCTCGACCGCAACCCGCTCGATGACATTCGCAACACCAATAGCATCCGCTACGTCATGAAGGACGGCCGTCTCTACGAGGCAGATACGCTGAACGAGATTTACCCGCGGCAGCGCCCGCTGCCGACGCAGTGGTGGATGAACGGGTCACAGTCGCCCCGAAACACACCCGGACTGCAGTAG